From the genome of Triticum aestivum cultivar Chinese Spring chromosome 3B, IWGSC CS RefSeq v2.1, whole genome shotgun sequence, one region includes:
- the LOC123070190 gene encoding dihydroflavonol 4-reductase isoform X2 produces MKGETMDGSKGPVVVTGASGFVGSWLVMKLLQAGYTVRATVRDPANVEKNKPLLELPGAKERLSIWKADLSDEGSFDDAIAGCTGVFHVATPMDFDSKDPENEVIKPTVEGMLSIMRACKEAGTVKRIVFTSSAGSVNIEERQRPAYDQDNWSDIDFCRRVKMTGWMYFVSKSLAEKAAMEYASENGLDFISIIPTLVVGPFLSAGMPPSLVTALALITGNEAHYSILKQVQLVHLDDLCDAMTFLFEHPEANGRYICSSHDATIHGLARMLRDRFPEYSIPHKFAGVDDDLQPIHFSSKKLLDHGFSFRYTAEDMFDAAIRTCREKGLIPLGDAPAPAAAGKLGALAAGKGQAIGAET; encoded by the exons ATGAAGGGAGAGACAATGGACGGGAGCAAAGGGCCGGTGGTGGTGACTGGAGCGTCGGGTTTCGTAGGGTCGTGGCTCGTCATGAAGCTCCTCCAGGCCGGGTACACCGTCCGGGCCACCGTGCGCGACCCGG CCAACGTTGAGAAGAACAAGCCGTTGCTGGAGCTTCCCGGAGCCAAGGAGCGGCTGTCCATCTGGAAGGCCGACCTGAGCGACGAAGGCAGCTTCGACGACGCCATCGCCGGCTGCACCGGCGTCTTCCACGTCGCCACGCCCATGGACTTCGACTCCAAAGATCCCGAG AACGAGGTGATCAAACCCACGGTGGAAGGGATGCTGAGCATCATGAGGGCCTGCAAGGAGGCTGGCACCGTGAAGCGCATCGTCTtcacctcctccgccggcagcgTCAACATCGAGGAGCGGCAGCGGCCAGCCTACGACCAGGACAACTGGAGCGACATCGACTTCTGCCGCCGCGTCAAGATGACAGGATGG ATGTACTTCGTGTCCAAGTCCCTCGCAGAGAAGGCCGCCATGGAGTACGCCAGCGAGAAcggcctggacttcatcagcatcATCCCCACGCTCGTAGTCGGCCCGTTCCTCAGCGCCGGCATGCCGCCCAGCCTCGTCACCGCCCTGGCGCTCATCACAGGGAATGAAGCCCACTACTCGATCCTGAAGCAGGTGCAGCTGGTGCACCTGGACGACCTCTGCGACGCCATGACCTTCCTCTTCGAGCACCCGGAGGCCAACGGCCGCTACATCTGCTCCTCCCACGACGCCACCATCCACGGCCTCGCCAGGATGCTCCGGGACAGGTTCCCCGAGTACAGCATCCCGCACAAGTTCGCAGGCGTCGACGACGACCTCCAGCCCATCCACTTCTCCTCCAAGAAGCTCCTCGACCACGGCTTCAGCTTCCGGTACACCGCCGAGGACATGTTTGACGCCGCCATCCGCACCTGCAGGGAGAAGGGCCTCATTCCGCTCGGAGACGCCCCGGCGCCTGCAGCTGCCGGCAAGCTGGGAGCTCTTGCTGCGGGCAAAGGCCAAGCCATTGGTGCCGAGACATAA
- the LOC123070190 gene encoding dihydroflavonol 4-reductase isoform X1, which yields MKGETMDGSKGPVVVTGASGFVGSWLVMKLLQAGYTVRATVRDPGERPLPLSLDVVASLTAFVICFCVFISANVEKNKPLLELPGAKERLSIWKADLSDEGSFDDAIAGCTGVFHVATPMDFDSKDPENEVIKPTVEGMLSIMRACKEAGTVKRIVFTSSAGSVNIEERQRPAYDQDNWSDIDFCRRVKMTGWMYFVSKSLAEKAAMEYASENGLDFISIIPTLVVGPFLSAGMPPSLVTALALITGNEAHYSILKQVQLVHLDDLCDAMTFLFEHPEANGRYICSSHDATIHGLARMLRDRFPEYSIPHKFAGVDDDLQPIHFSSKKLLDHGFSFRYTAEDMFDAAIRTCREKGLIPLGDAPAPAAAGKLGALAAGKGQAIGAET from the exons ATGAAGGGAGAGACAATGGACGGGAGCAAAGGGCCGGTGGTGGTGACTGGAGCGTCGGGTTTCGTAGGGTCGTGGCTCGTCATGAAGCTCCTCCAGGCCGGGTACACCGTCCGGGCCACCGTGCGCGACCCGGGTGAgcgccccctccctctctctctcgacgTGGTAGCTAGCTTGACCGCATTCGtaatttgtttttgtgtttttatCTCAGCCAACGTTGAGAAGAACAAGCCGTTGCTGGAGCTTCCCGGAGCCAAGGAGCGGCTGTCCATCTGGAAGGCCGACCTGAGCGACGAAGGCAGCTTCGACGACGCCATCGCCGGCTGCACCGGCGTCTTCCACGTCGCCACGCCCATGGACTTCGACTCCAAAGATCCCGAG AACGAGGTGATCAAACCCACGGTGGAAGGGATGCTGAGCATCATGAGGGCCTGCAAGGAGGCTGGCACCGTGAAGCGCATCGTCTtcacctcctccgccggcagcgTCAACATCGAGGAGCGGCAGCGGCCAGCCTACGACCAGGACAACTGGAGCGACATCGACTTCTGCCGCCGCGTCAAGATGACAGGATGG ATGTACTTCGTGTCCAAGTCCCTCGCAGAGAAGGCCGCCATGGAGTACGCCAGCGAGAAcggcctggacttcatcagcatcATCCCCACGCTCGTAGTCGGCCCGTTCCTCAGCGCCGGCATGCCGCCCAGCCTCGTCACCGCCCTGGCGCTCATCACAGGGAATGAAGCCCACTACTCGATCCTGAAGCAGGTGCAGCTGGTGCACCTGGACGACCTCTGCGACGCCATGACCTTCCTCTTCGAGCACCCGGAGGCCAACGGCCGCTACATCTGCTCCTCCCACGACGCCACCATCCACGGCCTCGCCAGGATGCTCCGGGACAGGTTCCCCGAGTACAGCATCCCGCACAAGTTCGCAGGCGTCGACGACGACCTCCAGCCCATCCACTTCTCCTCCAAGAAGCTCCTCGACCACGGCTTCAGCTTCCGGTACACCGCCGAGGACATGTTTGACGCCGCCATCCGCACCTGCAGGGAGAAGGGCCTCATTCCGCTCGGAGACGCCCCGGCGCCTGCAGCTGCCGGCAAGCTGGGAGCTCTTGCTGCGGGCAAAGGCCAAGCCATTGGTGCCGAGACATAA
- the LOC123070189 gene encoding auxilin-like protein 1: MEDLTTAPPPRHRARRHRRKASDSATYGDVFGGGPRFAPPVAGAPADYADVFGGVAASCSIPYLDLPPAAAGSDGGAGRYGEIFTRAGFGEYAAPYEDMFAEPEGMPEEIESWSGSSRSSIRKESAEMDAEPSLLYQHYPNVVYDQQFDEEQFSPISFPPDGEQQFNMSYNKATRGRLDDLVEMTTCMVEPSISYVVDSCNLSNDSATNHVPVMHNGALANGEDKEMSPPPLPASGDSVADEKQHISPCLPIYENHYEDKKDHRRSSIHSASSEENNGATANDENKETSPPQLPVNGDPVTDEKQQHISTCLLNSENLHEDEKDHKRSSSTHSASSEEVPSPDYPFLRMSNTHIQTPPINVQPPSILPSNFLNKKESKSNRDSEVNPNSAAADAIKEATNVKQNISTCLLNSENLYEDEKDHKRSSTHSASSEEVPSPDYPFLRVSNTHIQTPPIKVQPPSTLPSNFLNNKESKSDRDSEVNPNSAAANAIKEAMDFAEARLKAAKELMERKGDSFKLRKRPGHHRGTKSTEIKEDKGPEEVNIFEEKLTSRKLAEEENYENLSFLDKHRGSSAVKIADCYQDGKGVLSPGKPQQIIQSDSKLDQLGKWASDAEFYDLVSHHRKSTTSTAACEGDNGPTTNPFTKHGHSEKVKEGVNAGDLERDGKLSGCNEITELGNIHVDLIADDTAALGVEHEAPTAPEGSLWEERVVYQETNDSHIKEHVGQSNSPKGHDDDGIFEASCMNGKPPKLHVVPDTSSLSLKVCIQVDHANGNQNCSDASTEETPLVGKYDKENNNKEGLEIPCADETLCTSVRNQISDEHPEVPLIDEIETSQAKEATIEEPAEYYEDQWSPKMSNTVHREAKTYGEDKMFSFVDEACLQSEQEKIAELPSEMLIHKEMERFGIEEKESLHEDSQDEDVYWDAGSPEKETSVTSDTDANENDEAEVLNVFVADSDLTENNVRTCATSAKHSDKLPESQESLLEPQELANNMDIIEDFVSHGNQKEAKNTLLGNSETTLVEKTLNHDKEGQTSAETGATRGLNDVYAEIIAKNNRVGNVLHSGAEVITDDYNDHTTCSKDMHASFSEACASMHHLPQNAESISALTSDESISFLVNLEENCIKADSEYSTIRDTALQGKKTGGKIEEGDGKDKMSSVNLKDQRSFGEDSASKFVQKSRKETSDAQRIEGRDDIRKAESEIEKDVSLRPDKDKEREYKMEKEQSKEKPIRELEEEKERERERAKDRLAVQRATREAHERAFAEARTKAERIALERITSSRQRASAEARAKEKASDEAVAEKASREARIKVERAAVERATAEARERAIEKAKAAADAKERIEKARVPFKDSFKATNQDTQFQKTASNEHGRSTDSCNQASEFESALRHKARSERHQRTAERAEKALAEKNMRDMLTQREQTEKHRLAEFLDPEVKRWSNGKEGNLRALLSTLQYILGSDSGWQSVPLTDLITAAAVKKAYRKATLCVHPDKLQQRGATIRQKYICEKVFDLLKEAWNKFNSGER, from the exons ATGGAGGACCTCACCACCGCGCCGCCACCGCGGCACCGGGCGCGGAGGCACCGGAGGAAGGCGTCGGACTCGGCAACGTACGGGGACGTGTTCGGCGGGGGCCCGCGGTTCGCGCCCCCTGTCGCAGGGGCTCCGGCGGACTACGCGGACGTGTTCGGCGGCGTCGCGGCCTCCTGCTCCATCCCGTACCTCGACCTGCCCCCGGCGGCAGCCGGgagcgacggcggcgcggggaggtaCGGCGAGATCTTCACGCGGGCCGGCTTCGGGGAGTACGCGGCGCCGTACGAGGACATGTTCGCGGAGCCGGAGGGAATGCCGGAGGAGATCGAGTCCTGGAGCGGGAGCTCGAG ATCATCAATCAGAAAAGAATCTGCTGAAATGGATGCTGAGCCATCTCTACTCTATCAACACTATCCAAATGTGGTCTATGACCAACAGTTTGATGAGGAACAGTTTTCTCCAATCTCCTTTCCTCCAGATGGTGAACAACAGTTCAACATGTCATATAATAAGGCAACCAGGGGAAGGCTAGATGATCTAGTTGAAATGACTACTTGCATGGTGGAGCCTTCAATAAGTTACGTGGTTGACTCTTGTAATTTGTCAAATGATTCAGCAACTAATCATGTTCCAGTAATGCACAATGGTGCACTTGCTAATGGTGAAGATAAGGAGATGAGCCCACCACCACTCCCTGCAAGCGGTGATTCTGTAGCTGATGAGAAGCAGCATATTTCTCCCTGCCTTCCCATTTATGAAAATCATTATGAAGATAAAAAGGATCACAGGAGGTCTAGCATTCAttcagcatcaagtgaggaaaacaaTGGTGCGACTGCTAATGATGAAAATAAGGAGACTAGCCCACCACAACTCCCTGTAAATGGTGATCCTGTAACGGATGAGAAGCAACAACATATCTCAACTTGTCTTCTCAATTCTGAAAATCTCCATGAAGATGAAAAGGACCACAAGAGATCTAGCAGCACTCAttcagcatcaagtgaggaagtacCTTCCCCAGACTATCCATTCTTAAGGATGTCCAACACCCACATTCAAACACCGCCCATCAATGTACAACCACCATCAATCCTACCATCTAATTTTCTTAATAAGAAGGAAAGCAAATCTAACAGAGATTCTGAGGTCAATCCTAACTCTGCTGCTGCTGATGCTATAAAGGAAGCAACAAATGTGAAGCAAAATATCTCAACTTGTCTTCTCAATTCTGAAAATCTCTATGAAGATGAAAAGGACCACAAGAGATCTAGCACTCAttcagcatcaagtgaggaagtgcCTTCCCCAGACTATCCATTCTTAAGGGTGTCCAACACCCATATTCAAACACCGCCCATCAAAGTACAGCCACCATCAACCCTACCATCTAATTTTCTTAATAACAAGGAAAGTAAATCTGACAGAGATTCTGAGGTCAATCCTAACTCTGCTGCTGCTAATGCTATAAAGGAAGCAATGGATTTTGCTGAAGCGAGGTTAAAAGCTGCAAAAGAACTGATGGAGAGAAAAGGGGACAGTTTTAAACTTCGGAAGAGGCCAGGTCATCATAGAGGCACAAAATCGACAGAAATCAAGGAAGATAAGGGTCCTGAAGAGGTGAATATATTTGAAGAGAAGCTGACCTCAAGAAAGTTAGCAGAAGAGGAAAACTATGAGAATCTAAGTTTCCTGGATAAACACAGAGGCAGTAGTGCAGTTAAGATAGCAGACTGTTATCAAGACGGAAAAGGGGTTCTATCTCCAGGGAAGCCTCAGCAGATAATACAAAGTGACAGTAAACTTGATCAACTAGGCAAGTGGGCATCAGATGCTGAATTCTACGATCTGGTTAGCCATCATCGGAAATCTACAACTAGCACAGCTGCATGTGAAGGTGATAATGGTCCGACAACAAATCCCTTCACTAAGCATGGCCATTCTGAGAAAGTAAAAGAAGGGGTTAATGCAGGGGATTTGGAAAGAGATGGGAAATTGTCGGGTTGTAATGAAATAACAGAGCTGGGAAATATACATGTAGATCTTATAGCAGATGATACCGCTGCTCTAGGGGTTGAACATGAGGCTCCTACAGCTCCTGAAGGTTCACTATGGGAGGAAAGGGTGGTATACCAAGAAACAAACGATTCTCATATCAAAGAACATGTAGGGCAAAGCAATTCTCCAAAAggtcatgatgatgatggaatATTTGAGGCTTCATGTATGAATGGCAAACCTCCAAAGCTGCATGTTGTTCCAGATACATCCAGTTTGTCTTTGAAGGTTTGTATACAGGTAGACCATGCCAATGGTAACCAAAATTGTTCTGATGCTAGTACTGAGGAAACTCCACTAGTAGGAAAAtatgacaaagaaaacaacaatAAAGAGGGACTTGAGATTCCATGTGCTGATGAGACACTTTGCACTTCCGTAAGGAATCAAATATCAGATGAACATCCGGAAGTTCCTCTAATTGATGAAATTGAGACGAGTCAAGCGAAAGAAGCCACAATAGAAGAGCCTGCAGAATATTATGAAGACCAATGGTCCCCGAAGATGTCAAATACAGTTCACAGGGAGGCTAAAACTTATGGGGAAGACAAGATGTTCAGTTTTGTTGATGAAGCATGCCTGCAAAGTGAACAAGAAAAAATAGCTGAACTACCTTCAGAAATGCTCATCCATAAAGAAATGGAGAGATTTGGAATTGAGGAGAAAGAAAGCCTGCATGAAGATTCCCAAGATGAAGATGTATACTGGGATGCGGGATCTCCTGAAAAGGAAACTAGTGTTACTTCTGATACCGATGCTAATGAAAATGACGAAGCAGAGGTGCTGAATGTATTTGTGGCAGACAGTGACTTGACGGAAAACAATGTTAGAACATGTGCTACTTCTGCCAAACACTCAGATAAACTCCCAGAATCTCAGGAGTCATTATTGGAACCTCAAGAGTTGGCAAACAATATGGATATAATTGAGGATTTTGTATCCCATGGTAACCAAAAAGAAGCAAAAAATACCTTGTTAGGGAACAGTGAGACGACACTGGTGGAAAAAACCTTAAACCATGATAAGGAAGGCCAGACATCTGCGGAAACTGGTGCCACCAGAGGGCTAAATGATGTATATGCAGAAATAATTGCAAAGAATAATAGGGTGGGTAATGTACTTCATTCTGGAGCTGAAGTTATCACCGATGATTACAATGATCATACCACATGTTCTAAAGATATGCATGCTTCATTCTCAGAAGCATGCGCTAGCATGCATCACTTGCCTCAAAATGCTGAATCTATTTCTGCTCTGACGTCTGATGAAAGCATATCTTTCCTTGTAAATCTTGAAGAGAACTGCATAAAAGCAGATAGTGAATATTCGACAATAAGAGACACAGCGTTACAAGGGAAAAAGACAGGCGGCAAAATTGAAGAAGGAGATGGCAAAGACAAAATGTCGAGTGTAAATTTGAAGGATCAGCGATCTTTTGGAGAGGATAGTGCATCAAAGTTTGTtcagaaatcaagaaaagagaccTCTGATGCCCAGAGAATTGAAGGGAGAGATGATATAAGAAAGGCAGAAAGTGAAATTGAAAAGGATGTCTCCCTAAGACCAGATAAAGATAAAGAAAGGGAATACAAAATGGAAAAAGAACAAAGTAAGGAGAAACCAATAAGAGAACTAGAagaagagaaggagagggagagggagcgggCAAAAGATAGGCTTGCTGTTCAGAGGGCTACAAGAGAAGCTCATGAGAGGGCATTTGCTGAGGCTCGTACAAAGGCTGAAAGAATAGCATTGGAAAGGATTACCTCTTCACGACAAAGAGCGTCTGCAGAAGCACGAGCTAAAGAGAAGGCAAGTGATGAAGCAGTTGCAGAGAAGGCTTCTAGAGAAGCTAGAATAAAAGTGGAACGTGCAGCAGTCGAGAGAGCAACTGCAGAAGCTCGAGAGAGGGCAATTGAAAAGGCAAAGGCTGCTGCAGATGCTAAGGAGCGAATAGAAAAGGCCAGGGTCCCATTCAAAGATAGTTTTAAGGCTACTAATCAG GACACACAATTTCAGAAGACAGCTTCTAACGAGCATGGAAGAAGCACAGATTCTTGCAATCAAG CATCTGAGTTTGAATCAGCTCTAAGACACAAAGCAAGATCCGAGAGGCACCAACGGACAGCTGAACGAGCG GAAAAAGCTCTAGCCGAAAAGAATATGCGGGACATGCTGACTCAGAGGGAGCAAACAGAAAAACAC AGATTGGCTGAATTCCTTGATCCTGAAGTCAAGAGATGGTCAAATGGAAAGGAAGGAAATCTGCGAGCATTGCTCTCTACGTTGCAATAT ATACTTGGTTCAGACAGTGGCTGGCAGTCAGTTCCCCTCACAGATCTCATTACAGCTGCTGCCGTGAAGAAAGCATACAGGAAGGCAACCCTTTGTGTCCATCCTGATAAATTACAACAAAGGGGTGCTACAATCAGACAAAAGTACATCTGTGAGAAGGTTTTTGATCTTCTTAAG GAAGCTTGGAACAAGTTCAATTCCGGAGAGCGCTAA